The genomic DNA TATCAGGAGTCTCATTTTTGTCCTAGGTGCACTTAACCAGTTTAATATATAATTAGCTTCCTATTTAGTTGTGGATAAAAGGTTGTACAATAAAAGAAGTTGCAAGTAAAAACCTTTTTTCAGTAAAATTTTATCCTAATAAATATACATCCATCTTTTTCATCCTGATTTCTTGTAGTGGGTATATATTTATTTACTACTTAGCAATCAGTTCTTTATTCACAATGTTTGTTGGAATTTTACCATTCAAAGCTTGAAGCAAGTTTTCTGCTACTACTTCTGCCATTTTAGTTCTTGTGCCAATACTTGCACTTCCAATATGAGGTAGTGTAACTACGTTAGGTAAAGATAACAATGGATGATCCAACACTACTGGCTCTTGTTCAAAAACATCTAGACCAGCTGCCCATATTTCTCCATCTTTTAATGCATGATAAAGATCATTTTCGTTTACGATGCCACCACGGGCTGTGTTTATTAAAATCGAAGTTTCCTTCATAATTTTGAAATGCTCTTTTCTTATCATTTTTTTCGTTTCTGGAGTGTATGGAGTCATAACACAAATGTAATCTGACCTTTTCAAAAGATTCTCTAATGAACAATATTCAAGTCCTAATTCCTGTTCCGCCTCTATTTTTCTACTTCGATTATGGTACAATATATTCATATTGAAGCCTTTGGCTCTTTTAGCAAGTGCTTCTCCAATTCTTCCTAGGCCAATAATTCCCAAAGTAGAGTTGTAAATATCCTGACCTGTAAGAAGCATAGGAGACCAGGTACTCCATTTTCCTTCTCTTAAAAAATCGGAAGCCTCCGGTATTCTTCTTGCAGTAGCCATTAATAACGCAAATGTTAAATCTGCTGTTGTTTCTGTTAAAACTCCTGGAGTATTCGTAACAATAATACCCCTTTTCGTAGCTGCTTCAACATCAATATTGTTAAACCCCACTGCCATATTACCAATCACTTTAAGATTGGTAGCTTTTTGAAGCAATTCAAGATCGATTGCATCTGTTAATAGACAATATAATCCATCAATATCCACGATTTTTTCTTCTAAAACTTCACGTGGAACGGGTATATCTTTATGTTCCCAAATCGAAACCTCACAAACCTCTTCTAAATGATTAATAACATGGGTTGGTATTTTTCTAGTAATAAATATTTTTGGTTTCAACTATAATCCTTCCTCTCCTAACCTATAAAAGACCTTTGTTATACGCAGGATTTGTTCTGTTCGTTCTTCCGTCCACTTTGCTGAATTCTGCATTGCACTTTCAAGAGAACATGGACCAGGGACAATAGAGAAACCACCTATTATGCCAAGTTCATCCATTTGTGTACTATTAATTTGTAGTCCTCCACATAGTGCAATAACAGGTATTCGCCTTTTTTTAGCCACTTTACTCACACCTGCAATTACTTTACCTGAAAGAGTTTGGCTATCTAGCTTCCCTTCACCGGTAATAATAAAATTGGCATCCTTTATTATTTCTTCGAATTTAATCGCTTCCATTATAACGTCTATTCCTGACTGGATTGAGGCATCTAAAAATGCAACCAATGCTGCACCCATACCACCAGCTGCTCCTCCACCAACAATTTGACAGAGGTCGATTTCTTTTTGTTTTTGAGTAATTTCACTAAAATTCAGCAATGCCTGATCGAGTAAGGTTACATCCTCTGTGGATGCCCCTTTTTGTGGTCCAAAAATGGCAGAAGCTCCATTCAATCCACATAAAGGGTTCGTTACATCACTTGCAATTAAAAATGATGACTCCTTTATCCGTGGGTCTAAGTCTGAATCATCAAAGTGGTCAAGACTTAATAGAGCCCCTCCACCTTCAGGCAGTTCTTTTCCGTCAGAATTCAAAAATCTTACACCTAACG from Robertmurraya sp. FSL R5-0851 includes the following:
- a CDS encoding 2-hydroxyacid dehydrogenase → MKPKIFITRKIPTHVINHLEEVCEVSIWEHKDIPVPREVLEEKIVDIDGLYCLLTDAIDLELLQKATNLKVIGNMAVGFNNIDVEAATKRGIIVTNTPGVLTETTADLTFALLMATARRIPEASDFLREGKWSTWSPMLLTGQDIYNSTLGIIGLGRIGEALAKRAKGFNMNILYHNRSRKIEAEQELGLEYCSLENLLKRSDYICVMTPYTPETKKMIRKEHFKIMKETSILINTARGGIVNENDLYHALKDGEIWAAGLDVFEQEPVVLDHPLLSLPNVVTLPHIGSASIGTRTKMAEVVAENLLQALNGKIPTNIVNKELIAK
- a CDS encoding glycerate kinase; amino-acid sequence: MKIVVAPDSFKGSISARDICTAVEKGVLRVFPQASVVRLPLADGGEGTLDNLVFASGGTKFEVKVKGPLGKPVKASIGILGDEETAVIEMAQASGLPLVSEDEKNPLLATSYGTGELIKYALDRNYRKFIIGLGGSATNDGGTGMLKALGVRFLNSDGKELPEGGGALLSLDHFDDSDLDPRIKESSFLIASDVTNPLCGLNGASAIFGPQKGASTEDVTLLDQALLNFSEITQKQKEIDLCQIVGGGAAGGMGAALVAFLDASIQSGIDVIMEAIKFEEIIKDANFIITGEGKLDSQTLSGKVIAGVSKVAKKRRIPVIALCGGLQINSTQMDELGIIGGFSIVPGPCSLESAMQNSAKWTEERTEQILRITKVFYRLGEEGL